The following is a genomic window from Phaseolus vulgaris cultivar G19833 chromosome 6, P. vulgaris v2.0, whole genome shotgun sequence.
ACCTATAATATATTGTCCCACTCACGAACTCTTAGCTTTTTAGATCTAATTTTCTCAATCCAATAATAAccatacaaattaaattaaacaaaatcttattatattaaaatataatattatatatactttGAATTAATTATTAACTAATAAAATGATTCTTAAGTGGTGTTTTATGatttgattatattattttacatttatcaaatataccaACTTTACTTTTAGGTATAAGATTAGATGCAGATAACAAAGTTGAAGTAATAAGTATAACAGTACTATTTTACTCTTACATTACAATTAATAATTGGCCTTGTGTTCCACCAAATGGATAAGATTTGTTAGATATTTTTCATGGAAAAAGGTCCTTCAAACAGATATTTTCTCATACCTCATTTAAGTTTCTTACAACCAACCCCAAAAGTTTGAGCTCAAAAAATATCTTACTCACCCACCAAATGTTACAAATACACACATTCACACACAATTTCCATGATTTTGAGAGAAGAAAAGTAAGGTTGGTGAAGAAGTTAGGAGGAAAATGGAGTGCAACACAAGGCCAAACAGGAGTGACATTCATCTCTCAGCAGAGGAAGAAGCTAGCTTAGAGGCCAAAACCAGAGACTACTTTGATGGGGTGGCTCCAAAACGCCACACCAAGCCTCAACGCAGTGACTATTCTACTCAATATCATGATACTTTTTCCAATGCTCAACAATCTTCTATCCCAGAATTGCTACACTTCCAACTCCTTGAGAATGATCCTCAAGAAAAGGTTCCCCCATTTTCAACTTCTCTTCACCTTTTCTTTTATGAAACTTCATTTTACTTTTAACCTAATTTCTCTGCACTTTTATAAAGATTTGGGCAAAgaaaaaagttttgttttgaaTAGAAAACAACAAAGAGTTTTGCGTTTGCCGGGAGTCGAACCCGGGTCTATTGCTTGGAAGGCAATTATCCTAACCGTTGGACTACAAACGCTTGTTGATGTGAGAATTTTCATTGTTTTCTACAACAAATCTTTTAACATTAGCTTCATGATCCATCTCTGATTTTAGAACTTTGGGTTAAacagtttatatttattttaatttacttttatataaGCTAGATCTTGGTATTTATTTGTAAGGTGAGACACTATTGATTTTATAGCTTTAATTTTGTTCTACCTTAGATATGTTTGACTTCTCATGCAATAATTATTGGAGTCAATAACTGATCATATAACATTTTTCcatgttatatgttttttttttctctaatttgtCCTTGAGCACATTGTCTGAATAGTTAATGAGTGAGTGAGGTAAATATAATGTATTTATTGAAAGGATGAGACATTTTCTtgtaaaattgtataaaaaaaatgtattactaATCTATGAGTTGTACATAATTTGGAAAGAAGGTAGTAATTTTTATGCATTTTATGCATTTTTAagatagttttttatttttttacaaattcaTGTGGAACAATTTGTAATTGAATAGCAACATAGCTTTTACTTTGCATTTGCTCTTCATTCTAGTTATAATgtcaattttattcttttttttaaacgACTTGAAAAATGCAGgtaaattattatatacaaaTGTTTCAGTTTTGATCAAAGCAAAACTGAACTTTATGTCAATATTTCTGATATTTTCATTATACTCTTCAATTATATCCAGAAATTGGTGTACAGTGGGAATGAAGTAACAGAAGAATTTGTGGAAACAGAGTATTACAAAGATCTAAACAGTGTGGACAAACACCACCATACGGTATTCACTCCAAACCCACTTGCATTATTCTCAATATATTTTGTGTCTCATAAATACATCTCTgcattaatttaatttctttttgttaTAGTGATTTTGATCGCAAAATATTGAAACCATGCTTCTTTGTAATGGAAATTTTAGATTGAATGTTAGCCAACCTTATAATGGACTATCTAACACTGTATGACTTTGAACCATGAAATGGTTAAAGAAAAGATAGAGAAAGAAATACTATTGTGTAGTTTATGTGATCCACTTTATCTAAAAAGAGTTTTGTTGTTGTAGATTCAGAAAAGAATGAATAAAAGATACAAAgacttatatataatattaaatacaatATGTATAGTTTATTGTTGATGTTAAACAATTCATGAATATGTGTGTCATCCACAGACTGGAACAGGATTTATCAAAGTAGAGAAAAGTGGGAAAAACTTTCACATAGAACCAGATAATGACACTGGTTGCCATCATTCTTGCAAGTGCAATCCAGCAACCAATGATTGGGAACCTGCTACTGCCGTTGAGGTAACATAGCAACCATGTACAGGATTTTTGATGAATTTGCTCTTTTACTGTAAGAATGTTATCTTTGTTTTTTCCTAAAGAAATTGCATAAACATGTCTCAGGTGGAGCACAATTCAGACAAACCTAACAGGAGTGACAACTAAAATTGAAGGAGTGACTTCATGAAGATATTACTATCTCAGTTTCATTTCAGATTATGTGGATTCCACTTGGTGTTTTTGGTTGCAATCcaagttaaattaaataaaaaaacttgtgATTTGGATTCAAGTTTATTGTGGTTTAAATATGGTACTAGTTGGCTTTTCATGTTGTGTCTTTGATGTATTGGATTTCTGGAAATGTGGTAAAATGATATAAATTAGTAACTGTATTCACTATGTCTGGTTTAAAATACAAGATTCATCATCTGTGTGTATTTATTGTTCCTATCAATAGCATATCCCTAGTTTGTAAACCATTAAAACACCATAAACACCTATATTTGCTTATAATATAGCCTTATACAATTAGTTACATATTTTGAACCCTAGTAAAAGTGTCAAGTCACATACTTAACATGAAAATAGAAGAGagttagagagaaaaaaaggcTCTTATTTTTGGTAGGTGTAGAAGGGACTGTTATAAAAATGGATGTGGAACTTTAACTTACCTAATGAAAACACAGTGAGTTAAGAAATGACCTGACATTATTGATCCAGAAGTTTGATGACATATTTCACTGCTTTTCAGCACATGTAGGCGAGATTTTAAAGATATTCATATTTAAAGCAAAATATATAGAATAGCATAGATACTACAAAATATACATTATAAATGAAAAGTTTACAATGAACTCTGTTTATAACAACCGCACTATAAAATAAAGAGATGAAAAAAATGATTTACCAAGAAAAAAAGTAATGTTGAAGATCCAGAGAAAAAAAGTGATAATGTAATATGATGGAAAAGTTAATGGgataaaaaagtgaaaaatgtgTTTGTAATTACTTTTCATCATTAAGAGAGATGTTTTATGTGTTGATAGATAGGTGTTAAAACATTGAAaagataagaaaaagaaaagttagaGACAAGTGATATAAGTATTTGAGAAGAAGGATATATTCAAAAGCAGTCAAATAGATGTGATTGGAAAACACTAAAGAAatggaaagaaagaaagcaTAGCCATGGTGTTACATATAAAGGCTACAAACTATGCATAATGCACGAAGTTATTATAAAGTGATGGACGTGGGGTATGTAAtgaattttaagatttttttttcataaaacccttttcaaatttaagattttcAAGGAACAAGAACATGTCCatattgaatgaaaaatataaagttacataaagttacttttttttatcagagcCTGGTTTCGATCCAGGGACCTGTGGGTTATGGGCCCACCACGCTTCCGCTGCGCCACTCtgatgaataaaataatatttacaaatacTCTTTAAAATCTTTCCAACTTTATTGTAACAAAACTAGAATATAAgacattaattatatattatataattatgaattatataaattaacaataaaaatttatgtgtattagtatgttttaattttttttgtagtagtAGAAAGATGTTTCTTATGATtggttcaaaaagatttgtttcctattgtttgagtttttagaaaattaagtTAGAACGGTGCTATAATtgttaaaaatttaacaaatattttttgaattaaacattTCATCAATTCGACACGGACACACTATTTAAGAGGCGTGTTGAGTATCGTAGCTCATAACTTAAATTCCAAACTTGAGGTTGAATTATGAATTTACTTTCTGCAATTTGAGGTAATTCTGATTTCGGTcccttaaattaatttttttctactcagaatattatttattctttaaatattaaattttgagaaATTAAACCCAATTTTAAACCTCAAATCCTAGACTTTAAATTTTACAAACTTACTTTAGTCTTTAAAGTTTAGTGTTAAAGTCAAAATTTgagaaattaaataaactttttaaaatttaggaccaaaatcataattattccaaatttcagaaactaaaaacataattaaacccaaaattaataataaaaaaatgggtgtaaatatttgaaaatccGAAGGAACTTCTGGGAAAATTATGAGAAATGGGAAGGGATTAAAGGATTGCAGAAacagtttttcttctttttttaaacTACCTTGCACTTAGGTTTGGTAATTTATAAATAGAAAGCAGGGAAAGTTTGTAGCTTTGGAGGTGACATTGTTTTTGGGATCTTCACAACAACCTTCAGTTTTGAGATTAACTGCATAACAACTATTACTGTCTGTAGTAGTTAACAATGGCCAATGAGAGTGCAAAGTTGTTGTAGTTTTTGCTATGAGGTGGAGATAGAATTGGTCAATTAAATAGTATTACTTCTTATGGATAAAAGCATAACTATACTGCTACA
Proteins encoded in this region:
- the LOC137831431 gene encoding uncharacterized protein, whose translation is MECNTRPNRSDIHLSAEEEASLEAKTRDYFDGVAPKRHTKPQRSDYSTQYHDTFSNAQQSSIPELLHFQLLENDPQEKKLVYSGNEVTEEFVETEYYKDLNSVDKHHHTTGTGFIKVEKSGKNFHIEPDNDTGCHHSCKCNPATNDWEPATAVEVEHNSDKPNRSDN